AGAGTAATACTTCCATATCATTCTTTAGGACCTGATAAATGGAGTGGAGCTGGATGAAATACAGAACTGATCACAAGTGGactattaatttttgtttgggcttgttttcatttcagcattcaaaaatttctttccattaggaaaatgtaaaattacaatgtactgatattttttcttttgctagagCAACAATTATTTGACAAAGATCAACAAAGATCAGAAACCATTCCAAAGATGTCCCCTTGCACTGCAAACAGTTACTCTTGGAGAAATTTCACCCAATATCAAAACAAAGTGTCTGTCAAGAAGTGTTTGCAATATTCAAAGGACTCCAGGGGTATGCTGAGAACCAGCCATTGTTCACCACAAAAAACATCTGTGTAGCACAGCCATTTCAATTTAGATAACAACTAAACAGTTACCTGTAATCCCAAGGAGCGAGAGACCGGTTCCTGACATCATGGACCATCCTAAAGGCATGATCTGAATTGCTGATACGAAAGTCAACTTTCACCATTGTAGGGAATTTGAGATCCTTTTGGTTCAGGCAATCTTCACTAAGCCTCCCAGAGCCACCACCGGTGCTGGATCGAGGATGAACTGCCCTCCCATGGGGCGAGCTCCTTACGGTGAGTGCTAGAACCAGCACCAAAAGCAGTGATCTGAactgggagagagaaaggagtcGTTGGCTCAGTTCGgtcaagagagagagaggacaaAGAGCCAAGTTGTGACCAGATTGGACCATCAATGGATCATAAAACTAGCAAGAGGAGAAGGGTGCAGAACATAAGTCCTACCCCGAATTCTTTCATTGCTGTGAATCAGTACTGGGCAGTGGCTGATCTTCATACTTATATTTGGGTGAGATGGGCCAACATGAGCAAATAGAGCAACGGTGATAATAATACTCATCACAACAGGTGCTAAACCCTGATTCAAATTCTGATTCATAGTTAGCTCTGCACCAAGAAGAGCATATCTCCAACAAGCTATGAAAGGTCATCCTTCGCAGTCAAACAGCAATGTCTTATGATCTACAGGGTGGGGTAAGGACTCAGCTAACCCCATGCTTAAGCTTAGAAACTTAGTATGCCATACACTTTCTCTCACATATTTCCAGccacatctgctggaaataacCCTTTTCTCAATGAAATCTGAGATCCTTGGACCATTTCCAGGAGCTATGGTTTTAGGAAAAGAAGACAGAGGAATGTAAAGCTTTTGATAAAATCACAAGAGTTGACAGCACTGCAGATACTACCCAGGCTGAAATTTAAATGCACAGACATTCACTTCGCAGTGACATTGCAGCAATTTTGATAGCACGTTGTCTCAGAAAAGGACTGTCTCTTCCAATCCCACATCAGCAGTGCTGCCCGTACAGATAAATAATGGATAGTTTATTGCCTCCTTGTCGCTCAAGCACCAAACCCACTTGCAAAAGCTCAGGACAGAAAGCTGTATCAGACAGACTTAGCATCCCATTCAGCTCCCACTAAGACCAAGAAGGGTTGCTCGTAGATAAGAACATCATGAGATCtgcattctgctttttctcttacaGCAAATATATCTTAACACTTATACCAAATATAAGTACTTACCATGGCAGCGTAGGTGGCAAAAGCCATGGCAATGTCTCTGCTGCTTTAGGCAGATGCACACAGGGTCAGAGCACAAGAGTTGTCCGAGACCTCTTCCACTCTGCGTGTGTCTCAAAGCCAGATGTGGTCTCCTTTTTATAGTGAAGTTCAACCACTGCCATCCTTTCCACTGCAGCACATAGCTGCCTTACCTGACCCAAAGTTAGGAGctgatatttcattttctagcCCACTTCCTTCCGTCTACCTCCAGAAAAGGGAGGGCAGATACTATGTCATCAAAATCCTCAATACAGATAAagaacaaaaggaggaaaaatttgttcagacggcttttttttttcctctttccaccCCCTCTTTCTAGTATTAAAGTTCTCTCACCACAAACACATCTGTGGATGCACTTCCACCTGTCACAAACCAAACAGCAGAGATGAGCAAGCTGCAAAGTCAGGCACCCAAGAAGGGTTTCAAAATTAGGACAGGACATGGAACTTCACGGTTTAACCTCCCTTTGCTTCAATTGCACTATCCACCCCCACCTCATCTTGGGGATGCCAGTGTCCTGTGGTGACCGGGCAGGGGAAGAGTAGATGCCCAGAGGAAGTCCTCCTGGGGGACCTCAGGACACCAGGAGCTAGGATGCCTTCCCCACTCATCACTGAGATCCCGTGTCACCATGTTCCGGAGAGCTCTTTGAAAATTTCATGCATGCCCTGTAagggccctgagggcactaACTGGCCTTACTGGCCTTGACCAGCATCACCATGGGTTTCCCACCACAGCCCATCACCAGGAGCCCCATTTCAGTTCAGCTTTGGgaccccagtccctgcctgagCTATGCTGTAGGAGTCCTGGTTTCCTGCCCCTTCTCTGGCCTTGTCTACTGGACGGACCTTGGAGCAGCATTTCTCCTGGATGGGCACCTTGGATATATGTGTGTCGTGGtgtagccccagccagcaactcagcaccacgcagccgctcgctcactccccctgccccgatgggatgggggagaggattggaggagtgagagtgagaaacactcctgggttgagataagaacagtttaataattgaaataaagtaaaatagtaacgataataataacaatataataatgataataataatatccaaagcaagtgatgcacaatgcaattgctcaccacccgccgaccgatacccagacagttcccgagcagcgatcgctgctccccagccaactcccccagtttctatactgcccatgacaccatatggtatggaatagccctttggccagtttggatcaactactctggctgtgccccctcccagtttcttgtgcgcctggcagagcatgggaagctgaaaagtccttggctggcataagcagtactcagcaacaactaaaaccatcagcgtgttatcaacattcttctcctactaaatccaaaccacagcactatgccagctactaggaagaaaattaactctatcccagccgaaaccaggacaatgtggTAGATCATCTCCACAGCCATACTGTACTGCATTTTGCCTAGGTCTCCTCTGAGtgctggagggggctggagaaaatatgaagtatttttaatttctttttttctcattttaaagtgCCTGAAAGGGCTGTATGACCAGCACCATCGCAGTGGCTATAGATGGTGATGGCACAGCAATGTGTTATGGTGTGGGGTGAGGTGTGGGGGCAGCTGGGAGTATAGGATGTGTACCACGTAGGGACCCTGCGGTAGCACGGGAGCAAACTCACATGGCATCAGCATCCCAGCAAGCAAATGGGAGTGTCTTTTGATGATGCCGTGAAAATCCCACtgccgtggtttaaccccagtcggcaactaagcaccacacagctgctcacttaccctccccgcccccagtgggatgggggagagaatcagggaaaaaaaaaagtaaaacccgtgggttgagataaaggcagcttaacaggacagcagaggaagagaaaataataataacaacaacaacaataaaggaatatacaaaacaagtgacgcacaatgcaattgctcaccacccgctgaccaatgcccagccagttcccgagcaatGATCGCTGCCttctggccaactccccccagtttctatactgagctCATCATAAGGTATGGAATAACTCTTTGggcaggttgggtcagctgtcctggctgtgccccctcccagtttcttgtgcccctggcagagcatgggaagctgaaaagtccttgactggcataagcagtactcagcaacaactaaaaacatcagtgtgttatcagcattcttctcatcctaaatacaaaacacagtgctatgcctgctactaggaagaaaactaactctatcccggttgaaaccaggacacccaccAAACTTGATTAAATCACAAATGTTGACAGAGCTTATGCACAATGTAGGGGCTTGGCAGAATTTAGCAGCTAAATTCTAGATGGGATTAATTGCTCCTTGAGGATTTTCCCAAtgtgctttttcctctgctgtgtcAGTGTATCACACCTGTTCAGTAAAGTATACATTTAAGCCCTTAGAGCAATGAGAAGGTAATGCTGTCCTTGTTTGGAGTTGCCAAATCCAGTTATCCCAAATTCAAATGCAGCAGAGGTGAAGCTGCCACAGCTCTATGCCCCATGTCCctccagcagcaaagctgcacaCGGATTCCCAATaggcacatacacacacaagtATGCAACACGTGTataacatatatacatatgcagaTGTCCAGCCACATGGACCAACATGAGCAAAAAAGGTCACTCAAGCAAACACAAACAGGACCAATGGCCTCATCTTGTTCCCCTCTCTGCCTGATCAGGATGAAAACCTGCTAGTGGAAAATaggtacatatatatacatacatacaagaTGAATCTCTTCAGTTATTGGCCTGTGGtgggtttgaccttggctggatgccaggtgcccccaagccactctatcactgccctcctcagcaggacaggtggggagaaaatcagatggaaaaagaaaaaagacaaaaaaaaaccaaaaaccttgtgggtcaagataaaggcagctcaattaaaaaaattttaaaaaaaaaccccaaaaaaacccaaaagcaaaggctgcacatggaagccaaaagaaggaaacaaagattttattctctacttcccatcagcaggtgatgtgcagccacttcccaggaagcagggcttcggTACCCGTAGCAGTTGCCCCGGATGACAAAAGTAAATAACAAAtaccccccttcctcctcctttcccttagCGTCTCTTGCTGAGCAGACATCACAcggtgtggaatagccctttggtcagttggggtcagctgtcctggctgtgccccctcccaagaccttgcccacccccagcctactcgtgATGGGAGGGGAAATGTTGGCGAGACAGCCTTGGTGCTGTGTGAGCGCTGCTCGGCAGGAGCCAAAACGCTGGTGCGTTATCAACCCCTTTCCAGCTACCAATACAGAGCACGGCActgtgagggctgctgtggggaagctTAACTCCacctcagccagacccaatgTCACGAACGCagatttgtgaatcctgctggcTATGTTAATTtgttgtgaatgagtgacttgacACAGTTGGATTTAGTAGCAGTGTAGGATTTACTGGTGGgaaatcgcaggatttgattgcgctattttaatagcactcactcatcagtgattaacaaagtggtGAGACAAAATCGATCGAAACAGTGAtgtagttacagattcgaagatggcaaggttcgCTCTGTTACCACATGGAAGAAGTGCGCAAAGGAAAACTGAGTTATAATggagttagaatgattcacagagagatcgtGGGTGCAGGAgggccctcccgttgagtcacgaggttcagaacagacccccttgctttctgaactgctttccagagaggagtctgggtgtggctgggtccaatcttagtctcagacttggtcaacggtttgTGTGGATAAGGGTAATAGATATGTATACATCTAGCAGCAGTGTAagactcactttgtaattaacTCATACCcctacagactacttaaattgattcacacatgcatacacacagacacgaatatctctctctatatatatgcatacatatacgaaggtatacctgttaaaaattcccctcgagttcaggGAAATACTCACGTcgaatgccttggcatttcccaacgggcgagggttgagcctcgaggagtgaagggtttcagcccaggctctgctgtCGCTCTTCGGCAATGGGCCTCCGATTTTAGCAAACTTGaagagtttgctggctctgcgAGGcgtcctgctcagagggagatgctggtgcagcccgctgcagcgcaggagagctcaaagggcctcgcctgggactgctgttttataggatggtgagatgattggctttagtcatcagtaaatttccaccCGAGCCACAATCCGTGTTGagaattactggaattccagtaacgatgataccgcTCCGCTCAGTTACATTGCAAGGCTGTCAGGGGATAACTGATCGTTCTCGCTCCCATGTGTTCAAACCCATGCTGTGGCACACAAAAGTCTCAGCTAAGGGAAATGCAGTTAATTTAAGTTGTTGAACTGATTGTTCTCGCTCCCTGCCTCCACCTTAATACGGAGTTTCTGACAAGGACGGGGCTGCTCTCCatttcagccatgtaggagttctggtacaattaagggccacctaactgaccaactcactacacaaaggcCACGATCTGGCAGGAATTCCCGAGGTCATAAAGCGgtcaaagagagaaaagttgtgggggatgcaccaccacacccAAAACATGGCCTTAGACCATCTCTGCAGTAGCTGCCCCTGGA
This genomic interval from Pelecanus crispus isolate bPelCri1 chromosome 3, bPelCri1.pri, whole genome shotgun sequence contains the following:
- the LOC104036944 gene encoding interleukin-17F encodes the protein MAFATYAAMFRSLLLVLVLALTVRSSPHGRAVHPRSSTGGGSGRLSEDCLNQKDLKFPTMVKVDFRISNSDHAFRMVHDVRNRSLAPWDYRLDEDPNRFPQVIADAKCRLSGCMNPLGQEDHSLNSVPIQQEILVLRREQRGCLPTYHLEKKVITVGCTCAAPVVHHHS